In Elusimicrobiales bacterium, the genomic window CCGGACAGGCCCAATCCGGTATCGCTTACCTGCGCGGGGCTGGTTTCCGTCAAAGGCCGGCTGCTGGAGCTGGACGCGCTTGACGCTGTGGACGGCACGCCGGTGGCGGACATAAAACCCTACTCGCCGGGGACGGACTGCGTCCCCTCGGCGGCCAGGCCGGATTTTTCGGAAAGGTACCGGCTTGCGCCGGATGAATATGTGGCGGCTTCGCTGGCGCGGACTGTTCGCAATTTCTGCGGGCCGGGCGCGGAAGGGATGAAAGCCGCCGCGCTGGCATTCAAGTATTGCCGGCTGACCGGCGTTGCCCCGGAAAGCGGCGCGGAGCGGCTGGCAACCGGTCTGCGCGGCGGCGGCATTGACGCGCTGCATGCCCTGTTTGCCATTCCGCCGTCGCGCGCCATAACGCGGGGGAATTACAAATCTCCCGCGATAATGGTAACATTGCATGGAAGGCGGGTTAAAATCCGGCTTGAGCCCGGGGATTTGCGCCGGTTCATGGCGCTTGCCGCCACGGCAGGGAGGTTTGGATGAAAAAGGTAATAATTCTTACGGCTTTTTGCGCGCTGGCGGTTTGTTCCGCGCATGCGCAGCGGGCGGGTGTTTCCGCATCGCAGGAAAACGGCCCGTGCGCGGCGGATACCGACAAGGTCTGTCCCGGCATGAAAAACGGCGGCGGGGCGCTTATGAACTGCCTCAGGCAGCGCAAGGCGGACGTTTCCTCTGCGTGCAGGGCTCATATAGACAAGGTTGTCGCCCAAGCCGAGGCGGACAGTGCGGCCTGCAGGGCGGACGCGGAATCTTTCTGCAAAAACCTGCCCCCGGGCGTCGGCCTGGAGCTTAAATGCCTTGCGGATAATTTCACGAAACTCTCCGCCGCCTGCAAGGCGAAAGTGGGCAAAGCCGCCCCCTGCCGCGCAGAGGCGGAAAAATTGTGTCCCGGAATAAAGCCCGGCCCCAAGATGCGCGAGTGCCTGAAAGCGCGCGAGTCCGCGCTGTCCGCCGAATGCAAAAGCCGCATGTCCCAGCCCGGCGACGAAATAAAGGCGAAGATACAGGCGAAAATGCAGGCCTGCAAGGCCGATATCCCCAAATTCTGCGCGGCTGTCAAAACCGGGGGCGGAGCGGTGTTCAAATGCCTCAGGACGCATGAGGAAAATCTTTCGGCGGAATGCAGAGCAGTCCTCCCCAAAGGCCCCGTGGAGATAAGCGAAAAAGTCAAAGCGCGGAAAACCAAAAAGAGCTGAGCCGGGCAAAGGGTTTGAAATGAAAGCGGGCATGTCCAATGGACATGCCCGCTTTCATATGGTGGAGGCGCCGGGATTCGCACCCGGGTCCGTACGCCGCGTAACCGCGCCACTACAGGTTTAGCCCCGGCTTATTTCGCAAGGCCCCGGCGTCGGGGCGGCCAAAGCCCTGCCTGCTCCGTGTGTCTTTCCGCGCATGGGACGAAGCCAGCCTCTGCGCGGGCAGCCCGCTTCTTTGACGCCTTACGCGCACCTGCGGGCGGGGTGCGCGGGGCGAGGCTCACTTAAGCGTGGGCCCAAGCCATTTCTGATGTGTTGGCTTTTCTTGTTTTTGACCCTTTTTAAGCCGGCCAGGGTCGCCCGGCACCTGCGACGCCAGCCCCGCCGGCGCGCGTCGATCCTATTCGCCCCCATAAGATGCAGATTCAACAGCTTCCTGCTACTACTATTATTATAGCGCATTTTACGAGAGAAGTTGCCCGCGCGCGCAAAAATGGTAGAATTCTGGCGGGATTTTATGACAGAATTCAACCCGGAAACGCATTTCGCGCCGGCTAAACGCTCCTCCGAGCAGGAGATAAACGTCCAGGCCCTGAAGCTGCGCGCGGAACTGGCTTTCGGCGCCGTGCTGGACGCCGTCTCCGAACTGGTTTTCATCCTTAACATGGACAGGCAGATAGTCTATGCCAACCGCCGCGCCGCGGACGCCTTCGGCGCCGCCAGGCCGCTTGCCGGGCTGCGCCACGGCGAGGCGCTGGGCTGCCAGAACGCGCTGAAATCTTCCGGCGGGTGCGGCACGGCGCCGCTGTGCAAGTATTGCGGCGCGATGCGCGCGCTTGTGGAAACCGCGCTTCTGGGCAAGCCTTCCGTGCAGGAATGCCGGCTTACGGTGAGTCCGGGCGGGGTGCGCGCGCTGGATTTGACGGTGTCCACCTATCCGCTGGATATAGACGGGGAGCGTTTCATAGTTTTTCACGCCGCCGACATAGCCGCCGGTAAGCGGATGGAGGTTATCGGCCAGGTGTTTTTCCACGATATGCTAAACACCATGACCGCGCTAAGCGGATTTCTGGATATTGTGGGCGCGGAAGCGTCGCGGCTGCCGCCGGAATTCCAGGGGTATTTTTCACGCGCCAGGACGCTGGCGGTCATAATTCAGGACGAGATGCTCTCCCACCGGCTGCTGGTGGCGGCGGAGGCCGGGCATGTGCCGGTGTCGCCGGTCAAGATAAACACGGGCGCGTTTCTGCGCCAGTCCGCAGGTTTCTACGGCGGCTGCAACATAGCGCGTGGGAAAGCGCTGGAACTGGTTCCCGGTTTTGCCGAAACGGATATTGAAACCGATAAATCCTTCCTCAACCGCATAATAAACGCGATGCTCAAAAACGCGCTGGAAGAGACCGAGAAAGGCGGCAAAGTCGCGCTGAACTGCCAGGCGCGGGACGGCAAGGTCGTTTTCAGCGTGCATAACAGCCGCCATATGACCAGGGAAACGCAGTTGCAGGTGTTCACCCGCTCTTTTTCCACCAAAGGCAAGGGCCGGGGGCTTGGCACCTGGAGCATGAAGCTATTCGGCGAGCGTTTCCTGAAAGGCCGCGTCTGGTTTGAGACGGATTCTTCCAAAGGCACCACATTCTTCCTGGAATTGCCCGTAAAACTTCCCGCCTGATATGCGCCATGCCTGCGCCCTGGTTACCGCACATCACCGCAGCGGCTACACCATACGCGCCGGCGAGAGGGAATTCCTTGCCCGGGTGAGCGGCAAATACATGGCCGCCAGCTCCGGCAGGCCGGATTATCCGGTGGCAGGGGATTTTGTCTCCGTCCGTTTTGAGGGCGAGGCGGCGGTTATAGAGAAACTGCTGCCGCGCAAAAGCCTGCTGGCGCGCAAAAAGCCCGGAGCGGGCAACGAAACGCAGCCCATCGCCGCCAATGTTGACATGGTGTTTTCGGTTATGGGGCTGGATGGCAATTTCAATCCGCGCCGGCTGGAGCGGCTGCTGGCCGCCGCCGCCGGCAGCGGCGCCGAATGCGCGGTGATTCTGACAAAGCGCGATTTGCTCCCCGCCCCGCAGCTGGAGGAAAAAATCCGGCTGGCGCGCCCGTCCTGCGGGAATGCGCCGCTGTTTTGCGCCAGCGGGCTTACGGGCGAAGGCGTCGCCGGAATACGGGCCGCGATTTCGGAAAAAACGGTGTGTTTTATCGGCTCTTCCGGCGTGGGCAAAAGCGCGCTTATAAACCGGCTGCTGGGGGAAGAGGCCGCCAAAACCGGGCCCGCCCGCCCCAATGACTGCCGCGGCAGGCATACCACCACGGCGCGGCAGATGTATTTTCTTCCGGGCGGCGGCGCGGTCATAGACACCCCCGGAGTGCGCGAGATGGGCCTGCTGGAGGAGCGGACTGCCGGCGTGTCTGAAGTTTTCCCGGATATAGAGGAGGCCGCCCTGAACTGCCGGTTCACCAGCTGCCACCATGAAGACGAGGCCGGCTGCGCGGTCAAAGCCGCTGTTGAGAGCGGCGCGATAACGGCTGAAAGATACTCAAGCTACATGAAGCTCAAGCGCGAGACCGCCCCTCCGCCGGAATACCTGCGCCGCAAAATGCTGCGCCTGCGCCGGCAGGGCGGAGGCTGCTGAGCGCCGTCGCGGTTTGTTCAATAATGCTTCAGGTTAGTTGTCAGAATTACTGACCGAGGAAGAGATGTCCGAGCATGATTTGCCGTTTTCATTGGTTTCGCATGCCCGGAGTCGTCCGTTGCCGTAGACGCTGTAGACAGTCGCGTAGGAAAAAGTTTTCGGGACCGTTTTCACGACGGTGTTGACTACCAGCGGCAGAACAGCCACTGTCGCGCCTCCGGGGCCGGATTCCCTCTCGGGATTGCCGATGCTGACACTCATATTCACCGAGTAGCCCCACCATATATTCTTGTGCACGGCATAGGCCGTGACATTGGTCAGATAAGAACCCTTGCCATTGTGCTTCAGATTGTATTTGTATTCCACGACATACTGTATCCTTACCGGTATGCCCAGCATATTTTTGTGAGTGAATGAGCGCAGATACGACGCTTTGCGCCCTCCCGTCAATTGTTCCCAACTTGCCCCGGAAGGAATGGCGTTGGCGAAATTGGTGTTTTCAGCCGTAGTGTCGGGCTTGCCTGAATTTATCATGAACCAACTGCCGAAAGCGGTATTGATTAAACCAATGGCAATTCCCCAGTCGATGATGGCGGCTTTGTACGGCTCGTCCTGTCCATAGGAGGCGTCCGCGCTCTGCGCCGCTTCCATGGTGTCCTGCGTAGTTTTGCCGCCGAAATATTCCCTGGGGAATGCGCGCGCCACAAGCTCCTGCTCCCGCGGGTTCAACTGCCGCCCGGATTCAGCCGCTTTGCCTACCGCCGCCAGCGCCTCGTTTTTTGCGGCGCACTCCTGCTGGCTGCGGCAGTTGCCCGCGCGCGCCTGCAGCGCGGAGTATGCCGCCTGCATATCAACGCCGTCATTTGCCAGCGCCTTGAAAGGGAAGCCCGCCGTGGATATCAGAAGGGATAGTGTAATGCTCGCGCATCGCCGCATGGTTGATTGCCTCCGCTGAAAAATGAAACTGCGTATCTGCAATCAAAGTATAGTTTCTGCGCCGTTTTGCAACAAGGGCCGAAGGGCCTATCCGGCGGCGCGATTGCGGAACGCATTCCATTTTTCTAAAATCTACGGCAGTGCCCGTCGCGCGGGAAATTTTCGGAAGCGGGAGTTCTATGCCTGAACAGG contains:
- the rsgA gene encoding ribosome small subunit-dependent GTPase A, whose amino-acid sequence is MRHACALVTAHHRSGYTIRAGEREFLARVSGKYMAASSGRPDYPVAGDFVSVRFEGEAAVIEKLLPRKSLLARKKPGAGNETQPIAANVDMVFSVMGLDGNFNPRRLERLLAAAAGSGAECAVILTKRDLLPAPQLEEKIRLARPSCGNAPLFCASGLTGEGVAGIRAAISEKTVCFIGSSGVGKSALINRLLGEEAAKTGPARPNDCRGRHTTTARQMYFLPGGGAVIDTPGVREMGLLEERTAGVSEVFPDIEEAALNCRFTSCHHEDEAGCAVKAAVESGAITAERYSSYMKLKRETAPPPEYLRRKMLRLRRQGGGC
- a CDS encoding cysteine rich repeat-containing protein; this translates as MKKVIILTAFCALAVCSAHAQRAGVSASQENGPCAADTDKVCPGMKNGGGALMNCLRQRKADVSSACRAHIDKVVAQAEADSAACRADAESFCKNLPPGVGLELKCLADNFTKLSAACKAKVGKAAPCRAEAEKLCPGIKPGPKMRECLKARESALSAECKSRMSQPGDEIKAKIQAKMQACKADIPKFCAAVKTGGGAVFKCLRTHEENLSAECRAVLPKGPVEISEKVKARKTKKS
- the tsaA gene encoding tRNA (N6-threonylcarbamoyladenosine(37)-N6)-methyltransferase TrmO, translating into MMLRPVGYVASPVKRRHDMPPGGVAASIRILPRYGAALKGISNCSHLWILCCFDRADRSVLKAAPRKISASLGKRGVFAMRSPDRPNPVSLTCAGLVSVKGRLLELDALDAVDGTPVADIKPYSPGTDCVPSAARPDFSERYRLAPDEYVAASLARTVRNFCGPGAEGMKAAALAFKYCRLTGVAPESGAERLATGLRGGGIDALHALFAIPPSRAITRGNYKSPAIMVTLHGRRVKIRLEPGDLRRFMALAATAGRFG
- a CDS encoding ATP-binding protein, with the translated sequence MTEFNPETHFAPAKRSSEQEINVQALKLRAELAFGAVLDAVSELVFILNMDRQIVYANRRAADAFGAARPLAGLRHGEALGCQNALKSSGGCGTAPLCKYCGAMRALVETALLGKPSVQECRLTVSPGGVRALDLTVSTYPLDIDGERFIVFHAADIAAGKRMEVIGQVFFHDMLNTMTALSGFLDIVGAEASRLPPEFQGYFSRARTLAVIIQDEMLSHRLLVAAEAGHVPVSPVKINTGAFLRQSAGFYGGCNIARGKALELVPGFAETDIETDKSFLNRIINAMLKNALEETEKGGKVALNCQARDGKVVFSVHNSRHMTRETQLQVFTRSFSTKGKGRGLGTWSMKLFGERFLKGRVWFETDSSKGTTFFLELPVKLPA